In the genome of Ctenopharyngodon idella isolate HZGC_01 chromosome 19, HZGC01, whole genome shotgun sequence, one region contains:
- the brd2a gene encoding bromodomain-containing protein 2a isoform X1 encodes MAYRIRVGVYECRDISQWSRRWVYKKSGGASTSPFHCSAELEDRGSQKNKAAKLGYSNETGLKTESGSIPMETAISPPFDSSLGGGDGMQGLTMMEQTISGPGKRIRKPSLLYEGFEGPALPQVPQSGPPQPPVRDPTRQGRMTNQLQFLQKALQKTLWRHHFAWPFHEPVDAAKLNLPDYYNIIKQPMDMGTIKKRLENNYYRSASECMQDFNTMFTNCYIYNKPTDDIVLMAQSLEKAFLQKVAQMPQEEEEIPAPVPRGKPGKLKKGHKSISGGFTTAHQVPAISSVSQSAYSPPTPDTPDSVLSTPPQMLITKTLPPTSHSTTALLGLPPTQPTAKKKGVKRKADTTTPTTTGMPLTMGVGSMGLGLGGGDSPLTISAYSADPKQSLSLGLNLGLGGGLVGDKVPARRGGSGRPIKPPRKDLPDSQNQHQPVRRGRLSQQLRYCSTILKELLSKKHTAYAWPFYKPVDVSLLGLHDYHDIIKCPMDLSTIKRKMDHREYRDALQFAADIRLMFSNCYKYNPPDHDVVSMARKLQDVFEFRFAKMPDEPLDSLPPASLGGGLGGHSSSSSSSSSSSSESDVSSESESESSPSSDSEEERAHRLAQLQEQVCTQLRAVHEQLAALSSTPIVKPKKKKEKKDKKKKKKPEKHKRSRSIMEDEVVIRPPKTPKLSKTPKSRSNSKAATSTQGKKGSSKKSNKSKSSKKSQAASFNSIPMSHGGLTPHYDSEEEEETSPMSYDEKRQLSLDINRLPGEKLGRVVHIIQSREPSLRDTNPEEIEIDFETLKPSTLRELERYVMMCLRKKPRKPYVAVKGAAGKSREELALEKKRELERRLQDVSGQLNSGKKPQKTKVEKPTAVEPNAMASRLSASSSSSDSSSSSSSSSSSDTSDSDSG; translated from the exons ATGGCCTATAGAATACGCGTAGGTGTGTACGAATGTCGTGACATCAGCCAATGGAGCCGTCGATGGGTTTATAAAAAGTCGGGCGGAGCCTCAACTTCGCCATTTCATTGTAGCGCTGAGCTGGAGGATAGAGGAAGTCAGAAAAACAAGGCCGCGAAACTCGGATACTCGAACGAAACCGGTTTAAAAACAGAATCCGGATCCATCCCGATGGAGACGGCCATTAGCCCGCCCTTTGACAG CTCTTTGGGCGGGGGCGACGGCATGCAGGGGCTCACGATGATGGAGCAGACCATCTCCGGACCCGGCAAGCGCATCCGCAAGCCGTCGCTGCTGTACGAAGGTTTTGAAGGACCTGCTCTGCCCCAGGTTCCCCAATCCGGACCCCCTCAACCCCCTGTACGGGACCCCACTCGACAGGGCCGCATGACCAACCAACTGCAGTTTCTCCAGAAGGCTTTACAGAAGACGCTGTGGAGGCATCACTTCGCCTGGCCTTTCCATGAGCCGGTGGACGCTGCCAAGCTCAACCTCCCT GATTATTATAACATCATTAAGCAGCCCATGGATATGGGGACCATCAAGAAAAGACTGGAGAACAATTATTACCGCAGTGCCAGCGAGTGCATGCAGGATTTCAACACCATGTTCACCAACTGCTACATCTACAACAAG CCAACAGATGACATTGTCCTGATGGCCCAGTCTCTGGAGAAGGCTTTCCTGCAGAAGGTTGCACAGATGCCCCAAGAGGAAGAAGAGATTCCCGCACCTGTCCCTAGGGGCAAACCGGGCAAACTTAAAAAAGGCCACAAATCAA TTTCAGGTGGATTCACGACAGCTCATCAGGTCCCTGCTATATCTTCTGTATCCCAGTCGGCCTACTCCCCTCCCACTCCAGACACCCCAGACTCGGTCCTGTCCACCCCACCGCAGATGCTTATAACTAAGACTTTGCCTCCCACTTCACATAGCACCACTGCACTGCTGGGCCTGCCACCTACCCAACCTACTGCAAAG AAAAAGGGCGTCAAGCGTAAGGCAGACACGACCACCCCCACCACCACGGGCATGCCCCTCACTATGGGTGTAGGTAGCATGGGTCTCGGCTTGGGCGGCGGTGACTCCCCGCTCACCATCTCTGCTTATAGTGCAGACCCCAAACAGAGCCTATCCCTTGGCCTGAACCTAGGTCTTGGTGGAGGCCTGGTTGGAGACAAAGTTCCGGCGAGACGAGGTGGCAGTGGCAGGCCCATCAAGCCACCACGGAAAGACTTGCCAGACTCCCAGAACCAACATCAGCCAGTGCGGCGTGGGAGGCTGAGCCAGCAGCTACGATACTGCAGCACTATTCTCAAGGAGCTGCTGTCGAAGAAGCACACAGCCTACGCCTGGCCCTTCTACAAGCCGGTGGATGTTTCCTTACTGGGACTGCATGACTATCACGATATTATCAAGTGTCCCATGGATCTAAGCACTATAAAG AGGAAAATGGATCATCGGGAGTACCGGGATGCATTGCAGTTTGCAGCTGACATCAGGCTAATGTTTTCAAACTGTTACAAGTACAATCCTCCAGATCACGATGTGGTGTCCATGGCCCGAAAATTACAG GATGTATTTGAGTTCCGCTTCGCCAAGATGCCTGACGAGCCCCTGGACTCCCTCCCACCTGCGTCCCTGGGCGGCGGCCTGGGCGGTcactcctcctcttcctcctcctcttcctcctcgtcGTCAGAGAGTGACGTGAGCAGCGAGAGTGAGAGCGAGAGCAGCCCGAGCTCCGACAGTGAGGAGGAGAGAGCGCATCGCCTGGCCCAGCTTCAGGAACAGGTGTGTACACAG TTGAGGGCGGTGCACGAGCAGCTGGCTGCGCTGTCCTCTACGCCCATCGTCAAGcccaagaagaagaaagaaaagaaagacaagaagaaaaagaagaagccGGAAAAACACAAGCGGAGCAGGAGCATAATGGAGGATGAGGTTGTCATTCGGCCGCCGAAAACGCCAAAACTCTCCAAGACACCAAAGAGCAGGAGCAACAGCAAAGCGGCGACTTCCACTCAGGGCAAGAAGGGCTCCAGTAAGAAGAGCAACAAGAGCAA ATCCTCAAAGAAATCTCAAGCCGCATCGTTTAACTCCATACCCATGAGCCACGGTGGTCTTACGCCACACTACGActcagaggaagaggaggagaccAGCCCCATGAGCTACGACGAGAAGCGGCAGCTCAGCCTGGACATCAACAGGCTGCCGGGTGAGAAACTGGGCCGCGTGGTCCACATCATCCAATCACGAGAGCCCTCGCTGCGTGACACCAACCCAGAGGAGATCGAGATTGACTTCGAGACGCTCAAACCGTCCACGCTGCGGGAACTAGAGCGATATGTCATGATGTGTTTACGAAAGAAACCACGGAAACCTTATG TGGCAGTCAAAGGTGCTGCGGGTAAATCTCGTGAGGAGTTGGCtctggagaagaagagagagcTGGAGAGAAGACTGCAGGACGTCAGCGGCCAGCTCAACTCCGGCAAGAAACCACAGAAAACCAAAG TGGAGAAGCCCACTGCGGTGGAACCCAATGCCATGGCGTCTCGTCTCAGCGCCAGCAGTTCCAGCTCAGACTCCTCCTCCTCgtcatcctcttcctcatcctctgaCACCAGTGACTCAGACTCAGGCTGA
- the brd2a gene encoding bromodomain-containing protein 2a isoform X3, producing MQGLTMMEQTISGPGKRIRKPSLLYEGFEGPALPQVPQSGPPQPPVRDPTRQGRMTNQLQFLQKALQKTLWRHHFAWPFHEPVDAAKLNLPDYYNIIKQPMDMGTIKKRLENNYYRSASECMQDFNTMFTNCYIYNKPTDDIVLMAQSLEKAFLQKVAQMPQEEEEIPAPVPRGKPGKLKKGHKSISGGFTTAHQVPAISSVSQSAYSPPTPDTPDSVLSTPPQMLITKTLPPTSHSTTALLGLPPTQPTAKKKGVKRKADTTTPTTTGMPLTMGVGSMGLGLGGGDSPLTISAYSADPKQSLSLGLNLGLGGGLVGDKVPARRGGSGRPIKPPRKDLPDSQNQHQPVRRGRLSQQLRYCSTILKELLSKKHTAYAWPFYKPVDVSLLGLHDYHDIIKCPMDLSTIKRKMDHREYRDALQFAADIRLMFSNCYKYNPPDHDVVSMARKLQDVFEFRFAKMPDEPLDSLPPASLGGGLGGHSSSSSSSSSSSSESDVSSESESESSPSSDSEEERAHRLAQLQEQVCTQLRAVHEQLAALSSTPIVKPKKKKEKKDKKKKKKPEKHKRSRSIMEDEVVIRPPKTPKLSKTPKSRSNSKAATSTQGKKGSSKKSNKSKSSKKSQAASFNSIPMSHGGLTPHYDSEEEEETSPMSYDEKRQLSLDINRLPGEKLGRVVHIIQSREPSLRDTNPEEIEIDFETLKPSTLRELERYVMMCLRKKPRKPYVAVKGAAGKSREELALEKKRELERRLQDVSGQLNSGKKPQKTKVEKPTAVEPNAMASRLSASSSSSDSSSSSSSSSSSDTSDSDSG from the exons ATGCAGGGGCTCACGATGATGGAGCAGACCATCTCCGGACCCGGCAAGCGCATCCGCAAGCCGTCGCTGCTGTACGAAGGTTTTGAAGGACCTGCTCTGCCCCAGGTTCCCCAATCCGGACCCCCTCAACCCCCTGTACGGGACCCCACTCGACAGGGCCGCATGACCAACCAACTGCAGTTTCTCCAGAAGGCTTTACAGAAGACGCTGTGGAGGCATCACTTCGCCTGGCCTTTCCATGAGCCGGTGGACGCTGCCAAGCTCAACCTCCCT GATTATTATAACATCATTAAGCAGCCCATGGATATGGGGACCATCAAGAAAAGACTGGAGAACAATTATTACCGCAGTGCCAGCGAGTGCATGCAGGATTTCAACACCATGTTCACCAACTGCTACATCTACAACAAG CCAACAGATGACATTGTCCTGATGGCCCAGTCTCTGGAGAAGGCTTTCCTGCAGAAGGTTGCACAGATGCCCCAAGAGGAAGAAGAGATTCCCGCACCTGTCCCTAGGGGCAAACCGGGCAAACTTAAAAAAGGCCACAAATCAA TTTCAGGTGGATTCACGACAGCTCATCAGGTCCCTGCTATATCTTCTGTATCCCAGTCGGCCTACTCCCCTCCCACTCCAGACACCCCAGACTCGGTCCTGTCCACCCCACCGCAGATGCTTATAACTAAGACTTTGCCTCCCACTTCACATAGCACCACTGCACTGCTGGGCCTGCCACCTACCCAACCTACTGCAAAG AAAAAGGGCGTCAAGCGTAAGGCAGACACGACCACCCCCACCACCACGGGCATGCCCCTCACTATGGGTGTAGGTAGCATGGGTCTCGGCTTGGGCGGCGGTGACTCCCCGCTCACCATCTCTGCTTATAGTGCAGACCCCAAACAGAGCCTATCCCTTGGCCTGAACCTAGGTCTTGGTGGAGGCCTGGTTGGAGACAAAGTTCCGGCGAGACGAGGTGGCAGTGGCAGGCCCATCAAGCCACCACGGAAAGACTTGCCAGACTCCCAGAACCAACATCAGCCAGTGCGGCGTGGGAGGCTGAGCCAGCAGCTACGATACTGCAGCACTATTCTCAAGGAGCTGCTGTCGAAGAAGCACACAGCCTACGCCTGGCCCTTCTACAAGCCGGTGGATGTTTCCTTACTGGGACTGCATGACTATCACGATATTATCAAGTGTCCCATGGATCTAAGCACTATAAAG AGGAAAATGGATCATCGGGAGTACCGGGATGCATTGCAGTTTGCAGCTGACATCAGGCTAATGTTTTCAAACTGTTACAAGTACAATCCTCCAGATCACGATGTGGTGTCCATGGCCCGAAAATTACAG GATGTATTTGAGTTCCGCTTCGCCAAGATGCCTGACGAGCCCCTGGACTCCCTCCCACCTGCGTCCCTGGGCGGCGGCCTGGGCGGTcactcctcctcttcctcctcctcttcctcctcgtcGTCAGAGAGTGACGTGAGCAGCGAGAGTGAGAGCGAGAGCAGCCCGAGCTCCGACAGTGAGGAGGAGAGAGCGCATCGCCTGGCCCAGCTTCAGGAACAGGTGTGTACACAG TTGAGGGCGGTGCACGAGCAGCTGGCTGCGCTGTCCTCTACGCCCATCGTCAAGcccaagaagaagaaagaaaagaaagacaagaagaaaaagaagaagccGGAAAAACACAAGCGGAGCAGGAGCATAATGGAGGATGAGGTTGTCATTCGGCCGCCGAAAACGCCAAAACTCTCCAAGACACCAAAGAGCAGGAGCAACAGCAAAGCGGCGACTTCCACTCAGGGCAAGAAGGGCTCCAGTAAGAAGAGCAACAAGAGCAA ATCCTCAAAGAAATCTCAAGCCGCATCGTTTAACTCCATACCCATGAGCCACGGTGGTCTTACGCCACACTACGActcagaggaagaggaggagaccAGCCCCATGAGCTACGACGAGAAGCGGCAGCTCAGCCTGGACATCAACAGGCTGCCGGGTGAGAAACTGGGCCGCGTGGTCCACATCATCCAATCACGAGAGCCCTCGCTGCGTGACACCAACCCAGAGGAGATCGAGATTGACTTCGAGACGCTCAAACCGTCCACGCTGCGGGAACTAGAGCGATATGTCATGATGTGTTTACGAAAGAAACCACGGAAACCTTATG TGGCAGTCAAAGGTGCTGCGGGTAAATCTCGTGAGGAGTTGGCtctggagaagaagagagagcTGGAGAGAAGACTGCAGGACGTCAGCGGCCAGCTCAACTCCGGCAAGAAACCACAGAAAACCAAAG TGGAGAAGCCCACTGCGGTGGAACCCAATGCCATGGCGTCTCGTCTCAGCGCCAGCAGTTCCAGCTCAGACTCCTCCTCCTCgtcatcctcttcctcatcctctgaCACCAGTGACTCAGACTCAGGCTGA
- the brd2a gene encoding bromodomain-containing protein 2a isoform X2, whose product MAYRIRVGVYECRDISQWSRRWVYKKSGGASTSPFHCSAELEDRGSQKNKAAKLGYSNETGLKTESGSIPMETAISPPFDSSLGGGDGMQGLTMMEQTISGPGKRIRKPSLLYEGFEGPALPQVPQSGPPQPPVRDPTRQGRMTNQLQFLQKALQKTLWRHHFAWPFHEPVDAAKLNLPDYYNIIKQPMDMGTIKKRLENNYYRSASECMQDFNTMFTNCYIYNKPTDDIVLMAQSLEKAFLQKVAQMPQEEEEIPAPVPRGKPGKLKKGHKSISGGFTTAHQVPAISSVSQSAYSPPTPDTPDSVLSTPPQMLITKTLPPTSHSTTALLGLPPTQPTAKKKGVKRKADTTTPTTTGMPLTMGVGSMGLGLGGGDSPLTISAYSADPKQSLSLGLNLGLGGGLVGDKVPARRGGSGRPIKPPRKDLPDSQNQHQPVRRGRLSQQLRYCSTILKELLSKKHTAYAWPFYKPVDVSLLGLHDYHDIIKCPMDLSTIKRKMDHREYRDALQFAADIRLMFSNCYKYNPPDHDVVSMARKLQDVFEFRFAKMPDEPLDSLPPASLGGGLGGHSSSSSSSSSSSSESDVSSESESESSPSSDSEEERAHRLAQLQEQLRAVHEQLAALSSTPIVKPKKKKEKKDKKKKKKPEKHKRSRSIMEDEVVIRPPKTPKLSKTPKSRSNSKAATSTQGKKGSSKKSNKSKSSKKSQAASFNSIPMSHGGLTPHYDSEEEEETSPMSYDEKRQLSLDINRLPGEKLGRVVHIIQSREPSLRDTNPEEIEIDFETLKPSTLRELERYVMMCLRKKPRKPYVAVKGAAGKSREELALEKKRELERRLQDVSGQLNSGKKPQKTKVEKPTAVEPNAMASRLSASSSSSDSSSSSSSSSSSDTSDSDSG is encoded by the exons ATGGCCTATAGAATACGCGTAGGTGTGTACGAATGTCGTGACATCAGCCAATGGAGCCGTCGATGGGTTTATAAAAAGTCGGGCGGAGCCTCAACTTCGCCATTTCATTGTAGCGCTGAGCTGGAGGATAGAGGAAGTCAGAAAAACAAGGCCGCGAAACTCGGATACTCGAACGAAACCGGTTTAAAAACAGAATCCGGATCCATCCCGATGGAGACGGCCATTAGCCCGCCCTTTGACAG CTCTTTGGGCGGGGGCGACGGCATGCAGGGGCTCACGATGATGGAGCAGACCATCTCCGGACCCGGCAAGCGCATCCGCAAGCCGTCGCTGCTGTACGAAGGTTTTGAAGGACCTGCTCTGCCCCAGGTTCCCCAATCCGGACCCCCTCAACCCCCTGTACGGGACCCCACTCGACAGGGCCGCATGACCAACCAACTGCAGTTTCTCCAGAAGGCTTTACAGAAGACGCTGTGGAGGCATCACTTCGCCTGGCCTTTCCATGAGCCGGTGGACGCTGCCAAGCTCAACCTCCCT GATTATTATAACATCATTAAGCAGCCCATGGATATGGGGACCATCAAGAAAAGACTGGAGAACAATTATTACCGCAGTGCCAGCGAGTGCATGCAGGATTTCAACACCATGTTCACCAACTGCTACATCTACAACAAG CCAACAGATGACATTGTCCTGATGGCCCAGTCTCTGGAGAAGGCTTTCCTGCAGAAGGTTGCACAGATGCCCCAAGAGGAAGAAGAGATTCCCGCACCTGTCCCTAGGGGCAAACCGGGCAAACTTAAAAAAGGCCACAAATCAA TTTCAGGTGGATTCACGACAGCTCATCAGGTCCCTGCTATATCTTCTGTATCCCAGTCGGCCTACTCCCCTCCCACTCCAGACACCCCAGACTCGGTCCTGTCCACCCCACCGCAGATGCTTATAACTAAGACTTTGCCTCCCACTTCACATAGCACCACTGCACTGCTGGGCCTGCCACCTACCCAACCTACTGCAAAG AAAAAGGGCGTCAAGCGTAAGGCAGACACGACCACCCCCACCACCACGGGCATGCCCCTCACTATGGGTGTAGGTAGCATGGGTCTCGGCTTGGGCGGCGGTGACTCCCCGCTCACCATCTCTGCTTATAGTGCAGACCCCAAACAGAGCCTATCCCTTGGCCTGAACCTAGGTCTTGGTGGAGGCCTGGTTGGAGACAAAGTTCCGGCGAGACGAGGTGGCAGTGGCAGGCCCATCAAGCCACCACGGAAAGACTTGCCAGACTCCCAGAACCAACATCAGCCAGTGCGGCGTGGGAGGCTGAGCCAGCAGCTACGATACTGCAGCACTATTCTCAAGGAGCTGCTGTCGAAGAAGCACACAGCCTACGCCTGGCCCTTCTACAAGCCGGTGGATGTTTCCTTACTGGGACTGCATGACTATCACGATATTATCAAGTGTCCCATGGATCTAAGCACTATAAAG AGGAAAATGGATCATCGGGAGTACCGGGATGCATTGCAGTTTGCAGCTGACATCAGGCTAATGTTTTCAAACTGTTACAAGTACAATCCTCCAGATCACGATGTGGTGTCCATGGCCCGAAAATTACAG GATGTATTTGAGTTCCGCTTCGCCAAGATGCCTGACGAGCCCCTGGACTCCCTCCCACCTGCGTCCCTGGGCGGCGGCCTGGGCGGTcactcctcctcttcctcctcctcttcctcctcgtcGTCAGAGAGTGACGTGAGCAGCGAGAGTGAGAGCGAGAGCAGCCCGAGCTCCGACAGTGAGGAGGAGAGAGCGCATCGCCTGGCCCAGCTTCAGGAACAG TTGAGGGCGGTGCACGAGCAGCTGGCTGCGCTGTCCTCTACGCCCATCGTCAAGcccaagaagaagaaagaaaagaaagacaagaagaaaaagaagaagccGGAAAAACACAAGCGGAGCAGGAGCATAATGGAGGATGAGGTTGTCATTCGGCCGCCGAAAACGCCAAAACTCTCCAAGACACCAAAGAGCAGGAGCAACAGCAAAGCGGCGACTTCCACTCAGGGCAAGAAGGGCTCCAGTAAGAAGAGCAACAAGAGCAA ATCCTCAAAGAAATCTCAAGCCGCATCGTTTAACTCCATACCCATGAGCCACGGTGGTCTTACGCCACACTACGActcagaggaagaggaggagaccAGCCCCATGAGCTACGACGAGAAGCGGCAGCTCAGCCTGGACATCAACAGGCTGCCGGGTGAGAAACTGGGCCGCGTGGTCCACATCATCCAATCACGAGAGCCCTCGCTGCGTGACACCAACCCAGAGGAGATCGAGATTGACTTCGAGACGCTCAAACCGTCCACGCTGCGGGAACTAGAGCGATATGTCATGATGTGTTTACGAAAGAAACCACGGAAACCTTATG TGGCAGTCAAAGGTGCTGCGGGTAAATCTCGTGAGGAGTTGGCtctggagaagaagagagagcTGGAGAGAAGACTGCAGGACGTCAGCGGCCAGCTCAACTCCGGCAAGAAACCACAGAAAACCAAAG TGGAGAAGCCCACTGCGGTGGAACCCAATGCCATGGCGTCTCGTCTCAGCGCCAGCAGTTCCAGCTCAGACTCCTCCTCCTCgtcatcctcttcctcatcctctgaCACCAGTGACTCAGACTCAGGCTGA